A section of the Cololabis saira isolate AMF1-May2022 chromosome 6, fColSai1.1, whole genome shotgun sequence genome encodes:
- the tsc22d1 gene encoding TSC22 domain family protein 1 isoform X3 — MNMNTPCYTMAMDLGVCQLRHFSISFLSSLLSAESPHVKLDNSSSGASVVAIDNKIEQAMDLVKSHLMYAVREEVEVLKEQIKELIERNSQLEQENTLLKTLASPEQMAQFQAQVQTGSPSAPPTAAPTGPPNAATLTQPASHTSGPSA, encoded by the exons ATGAACATGAATACACCGTGCTACACCATGGCTATGGATTTAGGCGTCTGCCAGCTGAGACATTTCTCCATATCGTTTCTGTCGTCGCTGCTGAGCGCGGAGAGCCCGCATGTCAAACTCGACAATAG CTCGTCGGGAGCCAGTGTTGTGGCCATAGACAACAAGATTGAACAAGCCAtg GACCTGGTAAAGAGTCACCTGATGTATGCTGTGCGTGAGGAAGTGGAGGTCCTGAAGGAGCAGATCAAGGAGCTGATTGAGCGCAACTCGCAGCTGGAGCAGGAGAACACGCTGCTGAAGACATTGGCCAGCCCAGAACAGATGGCCCAGTTCCAGGCCCAGGTTCAAACTGGCTCCCCGTCGGCCCCTCCAACGGCCGCCCCGACCGGACCACCGAACGCCGCCACCCTCACCCAGCCCGCCTCGCACACCTCCGGCCCCTCTGCGTAG